One part of the Vibrio palustris genome encodes these proteins:
- the dusA gene encoding tRNA dihydrouridine(20/20a) synthase DusA codes for MLKPENTNNYPMQRFSVAPMLDWTDRHCRYFHRLLSSQALLYTEMVTTGAIIHGKGDFLGYNEEEHPVALQLGGSNPQDLATCAAIAKERGYDEINLNVGCPSDRVQNGRFGACLMAEPQLVADCVAAMKDVVDVPVTVKTRIGIDDMDSYEFLCDFLRVVSEQGGCHQFTIHARKAWLSGLSPKENRDVPPLDYSRAYQIKQDFPELSIAVNGGIHTLEETKMHLEHLDGVMIGRAAYQNPFLLAEVDRQIFGLDTPIKKRSQVVQEMYPYIEKALSNGSNLGHITRHMLGVFQNMAGARQWRRYISENAHKKGAGIEVVERALEKVPYQDLDV; via the coding sequence GTGCTTAAGCCTGAAAATACAAACAATTACCCTATGCAGCGCTTTTCTGTTGCACCCATGCTCGATTGGACTGACCGACACTGTCGCTACTTTCATCGCTTGCTCAGTTCACAGGCTTTGCTGTATACCGAAATGGTTACCACAGGGGCAATTATCCACGGTAAAGGGGACTTTCTTGGTTATAACGAGGAAGAGCACCCAGTGGCGTTGCAGTTAGGTGGGTCGAATCCACAAGATTTAGCAACGTGTGCGGCTATTGCCAAGGAACGCGGTTACGATGAAATTAACCTAAACGTAGGGTGTCCATCGGATCGCGTACAAAACGGCCGCTTTGGTGCTTGCTTGATGGCCGAGCCGCAGTTGGTAGCTGATTGTGTTGCTGCAATGAAAGATGTGGTTGATGTACCAGTGACGGTAAAAACGCGTATTGGCATTGATGATATGGACTCCTATGAGTTTCTTTGTGACTTCCTGCGTGTTGTCTCTGAACAAGGTGGATGCCACCAATTTACGATTCATGCGCGTAAAGCATGGCTAAGTGGATTGAGCCCGAAAGAGAACCGTGATGTGCCGCCCTTAGATTATTCACGTGCATATCAAATAAAACAGGATTTTCCTGAATTGAGTATTGCCGTGAATGGCGGTATTCATACGCTAGAAGAGACGAAAATGCACTTAGAGCATCTTGATGGTGTGATGATTGGGCGTGCTGCTTATCAAAATCCGTTTTTGTTAGCAGAAGTTGATCGTCAGATTTTTGGTTTAGATACCCCCATTAAGAAGCGTTCGCAAGTGGTTCAAGAGATGTATCCATATATTGAGAAAGCACTTTCGAATGGCAGTAATTTAGGTCATATTACGCGTCATATGTTGGGTGTTTTTCAAAATATGGCAGGAGCTCGTCAATGGCGACGTTATATTAGCGAAAATGCGCATAAGAAAGGTGCGGGGATTGAAGTGGTTGAGCGCGCATTAGAGAAAGTGCCATATCAAGACTTGGATGTGTGA